The following coding sequences lie in one Treponema socranskii subsp. buccale genomic window:
- a CDS encoding LacI family DNA-binding transcriptional regulator: MATIKEIAAKTGVSATTVSNVLHGRTAKVSAATLKKIQSAIEAEKYTPNMGAALLAHSVSRIIGVIVYMDPRSNETVFEDPFTGAMIGALEKKIRESGYYMMLYAAREPQEIFKLIQNWKLDGLLLFWVPTEICSVVRKKTDVPLVFIDCYFADDGLVYHNIGLDDRQGTYQMTWYLRKMGHTAIAFLADRKDPVGGDRDRLEGFMQALTDSGIKNPEKHFVPLSKDCAERTDVYNFLCADKRPFTALFFSADYYAAEALAYFQKQGLRIPEDLSIAGFDDNIYAQVVNPSLTTVYQDVFRRGCAAVDMLVKLMKKQPVEENNIRFPVRLILRDSVARIGCEKRS; encoded by the coding sequence GTGGCGACAATAAAAGAAATTGCGGCGAAAACCGGAGTCAGTGCGACTACCGTTTCCAATGTCTTACACGGAAGGACGGCAAAGGTTTCCGCCGCAACGCTTAAAAAAATTCAATCCGCAATCGAAGCCGAAAAATATACGCCGAATATGGGCGCCGCACTGCTTGCCCACAGTGTTTCGCGTATCATCGGTGTAATCGTTTATATGGATCCGCGAAGCAACGAAACCGTTTTTGAAGATCCGTTTACCGGAGCGATGATCGGCGCGCTGGAAAAGAAAATTCGGGAAAGCGGTTATTATATGATGCTCTATGCGGCGCGGGAGCCGCAGGAAATTTTTAAACTCATCCAAAATTGGAAGCTCGACGGCTTGCTGCTTTTTTGGGTTCCGACCGAAATCTGTTCCGTTGTCCGGAAAAAAACCGATGTGCCCCTTGTTTTTATCGATTGTTATTTTGCCGATGACGGATTGGTTTATCACAATATCGGCTTGGATGACCGGCAGGGAACCTATCAGATGACTTGGTATTTGCGCAAGATGGGACACACGGCGATAGCGTTTTTAGCCGACCGCAAAGATCCCGTCGGAGGCGATCGCGACCGTTTGGAAGGTTTTATGCAGGCTTTGACGGACAGCGGCATAAAAAATCCCGAAAAGCATTTCGTTCCGCTGTCGAAAGACTGCGCCGAGCGGACGGACGTTTATAATTTTTTATGCGCGGATAAAAGGCCTTTTACGGCGTTATTTTTTTCCGCCGACTATTATGCCGCCGAAGCTTTGGCGTACTTTCAAAAGCAGGGTTTGCGCATTCCCGAAGACCTTTCCATAGCGGGATTCGACGACAATATTTATGCGCAAGTCGTAAATCCTTCTCTTACAACGGTTTATCAGGATGTATTCCGGCGCGGATGCGCCGCCGTCGATATGCTCGTAAAGCTGATGAAAAAGCAGCCCGTAGAAGAAAACAATATTCGTTTTCCCGTGCGTTTGATTTTGCGCGATTCCGTTGCGCGCATAGGCTGTGAAAAACGAAGCTGA
- a CDS encoding ABC transporter substrate-binding protein: protein MKKMIIKVCAVLCLFTASRAFAAPKTHTVVDHAGNTVEVPNKINRIVIASLYPLPSVYCLYADSAKKLVGIPSSSMAAAKASFLVKAYPEIANAKTGFEKGGVINAEELMALKPDVIFYNAGAKASKAIFDKTGIPAVGFSTSIAKFNTIETYAAWIDLLAKVLGETDRSKKLIEYGRKIEQDVKARVASIPEGKKPSAMIIYSYDNGKITTYGKKMFPEYWITTAGGINAAKSEGGVVELNMEQIYAWNPDIVILTNFNTKLPEDFDDGIVDGNDWSSVSAVQKKQVYKFPLGMYRWCPPSSDSPLSLVFLAKTIQPKLFEDYDLDKIIVDYYKEFYGITLTSGDLHTIYHPSRSAAGL, encoded by the coding sequence ATGAAAAAGATGATCATAAAAGTCTGTGCCGTACTCTGTCTCTTTACGGCATCGCGTGCTTTTGCCGCGCCGAAAACGCATACCGTTGTCGACCACGCGGGCAATACCGTTGAAGTGCCGAATAAAATCAACAGGATCGTTATCGCAAGTCTCTATCCGCTGCCTTCGGTCTATTGTCTGTATGCGGATTCCGCAAAAAAACTCGTCGGAATTCCTTCGAGTTCCATGGCGGCTGCAAAAGCATCGTTTCTTGTAAAAGCCTATCCCGAAATTGCAAACGCGAAGACGGGATTCGAAAAGGGCGGCGTCATCAACGCGGAAGAATTGATGGCGCTCAAACCCGATGTCATCTTTTACAACGCCGGAGCGAAAGCGTCAAAAGCGATATTCGATAAAACGGGGATCCCCGCCGTCGGCTTTTCAACGTCGATTGCGAAGTTCAATACGATCGAAACCTATGCGGCGTGGATCGATCTTTTGGCAAAAGTGCTCGGTGAAACGGATCGTTCGAAAAAGCTTATCGAGTACGGAAGAAAAATCGAGCAAGACGTAAAAGCGCGCGTTGCATCGATCCCCGAAGGGAAAAAGCCGAGTGCGATGATCATCTATTCGTACGATAACGGAAAGATCACGACCTACGGAAAAAAGATGTTCCCCGAATATTGGATCACGACGGCAGGCGGGATCAATGCTGCGAAGTCGGAAGGCGGAGTCGTGGAACTCAATATGGAGCAGATTTACGCATGGAATCCCGATATCGTGATTTTAACAAATTTCAATACCAAACTTCCCGAAGATTTCGACGACGGCATTGTCGACGGCAACGACTGGTCGAGCGTGAGCGCTGTACAAAAAAAACAAGTGTATAAATTTCCGCTCGGTATGTACCGCTGGTGTCCGCCGTCGTCCGATTCGCCGCTTTCGCTCGTATTCCTTGCAAAGACGATTCAGCCGAAATTATTTGAAGACTACGACCTCGATAAAATCATCGTCGATTATTATAAAGAATTCTACGGAATAACGCTCACTTCCGGCGACCTCCATACGATTTATCATCCGTCGAGATCCGCCGCAGGTTTGTAA
- a CDS encoding alpha-glucosidase: MKIVLVGAGSAQFGYGTLGDIFCSKVLKGAEVVLHDINAHTLKTVYETAHAFIQKKKLDFKVKAELDRRTAFKGADFIISSIEVGNRFELWDQDWKVPQQFGIHQVYGENGGPGGVFHSLRIIPPILEIVKDAVEICPDAWIFNYSNPMTAICTAVNRAFPKAHFVGMCHEIGWLSRWLPPMLDMKLDDIYFKAAGLNHFSCMLEIKNKKTGKNLYPEVLRKADKFFHYESGYSDVWDMYRKTGKFEETERFYRQQSKGKSAYEWADRRLHKFILETYRLLPITVDSHFGEYIGWAWDLVDHRGILDFYDFYKVELREKPAQIKLETHERVIPIIDGMLTNSGYEESAVNIQNNGLIEELPSWITVEVPAVIDKNGVNGIPIKKLPKGYAALLRNYCGVYDLTAEAVLKKDKNLVVQALLANPVVNTASVVKPMVDHMINAQRKWLGYLK, from the coding sequence ATGAAGATTGTGTTGGTCGGTGCCGGCAGCGCCCAATTCGGGTACGGTACGCTCGGCGACATTTTTTGCAGCAAAGTATTAAAGGGAGCCGAAGTCGTACTGCACGATATAAATGCACACACGCTGAAAACGGTATACGAAACGGCGCATGCTTTTATACAAAAAAAGAAACTTGATTTTAAAGTAAAAGCCGAACTCGACAGAAGAACCGCTTTTAAAGGCGCGGATTTTATTATTTCGTCGATCGAAGTCGGCAACCGTTTTGAACTGTGGGATCAGGACTGGAAAGTGCCGCAGCAGTTCGGTATTCACCAAGTATACGGCGAAAACGGCGGCCCCGGCGGCGTTTTCCATTCGCTGCGCATTATTCCGCCGATTTTGGAAATCGTAAAAGACGCGGTTGAAATCTGCCCCGACGCATGGATTTTCAACTATTCAAATCCGATGACCGCGATTTGTACGGCGGTAAACAGAGCGTTCCCAAAAGCGCATTTTGTCGGCATGTGCCACGAAATCGGCTGGCTCAGCAGATGGCTTCCGCCGATGCTCGATATGAAGCTCGACGATATTTATTTTAAAGCGGCCGGCTTGAATCACTTCAGCTGCATGCTCGAAATTAAAAACAAAAAAACGGGCAAAAACCTGTATCCGGAAGTGCTTAGAAAAGCCGATAAGTTTTTCCATTACGAATCCGGTTACAGCGATGTGTGGGACATGTATCGCAAAACGGGAAAATTCGAAGAAACCGAACGCTTTTACCGCCAACAGTCAAAAGGAAAAAGCGCGTACGAATGGGCCGACCGCCGCCTGCATAAATTCATTTTGGAAACCTACCGCCTGCTTCCGATAACGGTAGACAGCCACTTCGGCGAATACATCGGCTGGGCGTGGGATCTTGTCGATCATCGCGGAATTCTCGACTTTTACGATTTTTATAAAGTCGAACTGCGCGAAAAACCCGCACAAATAAAGCTTGAAACGCACGAGCGCGTTATTCCGATAATCGACGGTATGCTCACGAATTCCGGCTACGAAGAATCGGCTGTCAATATTCAAAACAACGGGCTTATCGAAGAGCTTCCTTCGTGGATTACGGTTGAAGTTCCCGCCGTTATCGATAAAAACGGTGTTAACGGAATTCCGATTAAAAAGCTGCCCAAAGGGTATGCGGCTTTGCTTCGGAATTACTGCGGCGTGTACGATTTGACGGCCGAAGCCGTTTTGAAAAAGGATAAAAACCTTGTCGTTCAGGCTTTGCTTGCAAACCCTGTCGTCAACACGGCGTCCGTCGTTAAGCCTATGGTTGACCATATGATTAACGCGCAGCGAAAGTGGCTCGGCTATTTAAAATAA
- a CDS encoding nitrogenase component 1, whose protein sequence is MNNLCLVLPPFAPDYSGVASSLFELGGMIVIHDASGCTGNYLGYDEPRWMNSKSIVFCSGLRHMDAVLGNDKKLVKRMIEAAESLQPAFIALLGSPVPMVIGTDYDGIASEVEEATGIPSFGFDTKGTVFYDKGVSMGTIALLKRFAPASKRCEKQNNAINLLGLTPLDFGNSGNAEAVRALFEKSGIEIIASLSMGLSLDDLKRSPSAALNVALSYAGIEIAKYMERVYHIPYIAGVPLGDGKAMLTVVRRFLSGEKSDSGSVWEIASKANAAQTSHKRILIAGEQVTACSIRNELRRISRTADIEAAYLFNSFPEYAETCDHKAVCERELMDLVNGGSYTDIVADPLVGELIKNSSVRFHGLPHVAVSSKVCWDDTKCVIGDDMTRFLFGIAEE, encoded by the coding sequence ATGAATAATTTGTGTTTGGTCTTGCCGCCCTTCGCGCCCGATTATTCGGGAGTCGCTTCTTCGCTCTTTGAGCTCGGAGGTATGATCGTTATCCACGATGCGTCCGGCTGTACGGGAAATTATTTGGGATACGATGAACCTCGCTGGATGAATTCGAAATCGATCGTGTTTTGCTCGGGGCTGCGCCATATGGACGCGGTACTCGGAAACGATAAAAAACTTGTCAAACGGATGATTGAAGCCGCCGAAAGTTTGCAACCCGCTTTTATCGCGCTGCTCGGAAGTCCCGTTCCCATGGTCATCGGTACGGATTACGACGGCATCGCTTCGGAAGTGGAAGAAGCGACGGGGATTCCGTCGTTCGGCTTCGACACGAAGGGTACGGTGTTTTACGATAAAGGCGTCTCCATGGGGACGATTGCGCTTTTAAAGCGTTTCGCTCCGGCTTCAAAGCGCTGTGAAAAGCAAAACAATGCGATCAATCTCCTCGGCTTGACGCCGCTCGATTTCGGCAACAGCGGAAACGCAGAAGCTGTACGCGCCCTGTTTGAAAAAAGCGGTATTGAAATCATTGCAAGCCTTTCGATGGGTCTTTCGCTCGACGATTTGAAACGCAGCCCCTCTGCGGCCTTGAACGTCGCGCTTTCGTATGCGGGGATCGAAATCGCAAAATATATGGAAAGGGTGTATCACATTCCCTACATTGCAGGCGTTCCCCTCGGAGACGGAAAGGCGATGCTTACGGTCGTACGGCGCTTTCTTTCCGGCGAAAAAAGCGATTCGGGGAGCGTATGGGAAATCGCTTCGAAAGCGAATGCGGCGCAAACTTCGCACAAACGGATTTTGATTGCGGGAGAGCAGGTTACGGCATGTTCGATTCGAAACGAACTCAGGCGCATCTCTCGAACGGCGGACATAGAAGCGGCATACCTTTTCAATTCGTTTCCGGAATACGCCGAAACATGCGATCATAAAGCCGTGTGCGAACGGGAACTCATGGATCTTGTAAACGGCGGTTCATATACCGATATCGTAGCCGATCCGCTTGTCGGAGAATTGATAAAAAATTCTTCCGTCAGGTTTCACGGTTTGCCGCACGTAGCCGTTTCGAGCAAAGTGTGCTGGGACGACACGAAGTGCGTCATAGGCGATGACATGACGCGCTTTCTTTTTGGAATCGCGGAAGAATAA
- the sufC gene encoding Fe-S cluster assembly ATPase SufC: protein MSDLLLDVRHVSVDINEKPVLYGIDLKINKGETHVFMGPNGAGKSTLGNTLMGNPVYTLTEGKIIFDGKDVTEEKADVRAKEGMFLSFQNPLEVPGISLETFIRSALQQRTGERVKLFQFQKDLQAAMKLLNMDASYASRDLNVGFSGGERKKSEILQLLMLKPKFAILDETDSGLDVDAVRTVSKGIEEYKQNGGTLLIITHSTKILESLAVDFTHVLVKGKIVKTGDASLVDEINKNGFERFEKDGGQ from the coding sequence ATGAGTGATCTGCTGCTCGACGTCCGACATGTTTCGGTCGATATAAATGAAAAGCCCGTATTGTACGGTATCGATTTGAAAATCAATAAAGGCGAAACGCACGTATTTATGGGGCCGAACGGTGCGGGTAAATCGACGCTCGGCAACACGCTTATGGGAAATCCCGTCTACACGCTGACCGAAGGGAAGATCATATTCGACGGCAAAGACGTAACCGAAGAAAAGGCGGACGTGCGCGCAAAAGAAGGCATGTTTTTATCTTTTCAAAATCCGCTCGAAGTGCCGGGTATTTCCCTCGAAACTTTTATCAGAAGCGCGCTCCAGCAGCGTACGGGCGAGCGGGTCAAACTGTTCCAATTTCAAAAAGACTTGCAGGCTGCGATGAAATTGTTAAACATGGACGCGTCCTACGCTTCGCGCGATTTGAATGTCGGCTTTTCCGGCGGCGAGCGCAAAAAAAGCGAAATCCTGCAGCTGCTCATGCTGAAACCCAAATTTGCCATACTCGACGAAACCGATTCGGGACTCGACGTGGACGCCGTGCGCACGGTATCGAAAGGTATCGAAGAATACAAGCAAAACGGCGGCACACTGCTCATCATCACGCATTCGACGAAGATTCTCGAAAGTCTTGCCGTCGATTTTACACACGTGCTCGTCAAAGGCAAGATCGTCAAAACGGGAGATGCGTCTCTTGTCGATGAAATCAACAAAAACGGCTTCGAACGATTTGAAAAGGACGGCGGACAATGA
- a CDS encoding ABC transporter substrate-binding protein, producing MKKNIVRIGTLFACLALSTFAISCSKSGAAKEAATRTVIDHDDESVVIPAKVNRAVVVGVWPLPSVITVFLGSPDRLVGIPPASIGAAKAGLLGELFPSYLHIDSHFLANDTLNVEEVLALKPDVVFTTAHRSQQKEEIKKAGLAALAVSVNKWDYNILDTYDGWIDLLSQVFPENDKKDAVSAYSRKVYETIQSRVSSIPENDRKKVLFLFMCNEKTIVTSGKHFFGQFWCDAVGAKNVAEEVGAENSNAVINMEQIYKWNPDIILITNFTSQTADDLYNNRTANYDWSPIKAVQNRTVYKMPLGTYRSYTPSADTPVTLYWIAKKVYPELFGDIDVEKEVKSYFKDMYDIDLTDEQIKRMYNQDSKGAAGTRGA from the coding sequence ATGAAAAAGAATATTGTCCGTATCGGAACGCTTTTCGCATGCCTGGCGCTTTCGACCTTCGCCATTTCCTGCTCGAAGTCGGGGGCTGCGAAAGAGGCGGCAACGCGCACCGTTATCGATCACGACGACGAAAGCGTCGTCATCCCCGCAAAGGTCAATCGCGCCGTCGTTGTCGGCGTGTGGCCGCTTCCGTCCGTCATCACGGTATTTTTGGGAAGCCCCGACCGCCTCGTCGGCATTCCGCCCGCATCGATCGGAGCTGCAAAAGCGGGACTGCTCGGAGAACTTTTCCCGTCGTATTTGCATATCGATTCGCACTTTCTTGCAAACGATACGCTGAACGTCGAAGAAGTGCTCGCGCTCAAACCCGACGTCGTCTTTACAACGGCGCATCGTTCGCAGCAAAAAGAGGAAATCAAAAAAGCGGGACTGGCCGCCCTTGCCGTCAGTGTGAACAAATGGGACTACAATATCCTCGATACCTATGACGGCTGGATAGACCTGCTCAGTCAGGTTTTTCCGGAAAACGATAAAAAAGACGCGGTGAGCGCATACAGCCGAAAAGTCTACGAAACGATTCAGTCCCGCGTTTCGTCCATCCCCGAAAACGACCGCAAAAAAGTGCTGTTTTTGTTTATGTGTAATGAAAAAACTATCGTGACGAGCGGCAAACACTTTTTCGGACAATTTTGGTGCGACGCCGTCGGCGCGAAAAACGTTGCGGAAGAAGTAGGCGCTGAAAACAGCAACGCCGTCATCAATATGGAACAGATATACAAGTGGAATCCCGATATCATTTTAATAACCAATTTTACCTCCCAGACAGCCGACGATCTGTACAACAACAGGACTGCAAATTACGATTGGTCGCCGATCAAAGCGGTGCAAAACCGTACGGTGTACAAAATGCCGCTCGGAACCTACCGCAGCTATACGCCGAGCGCGGACACGCCGGTAACGCTGTACTGGATCGCAAAAAAAGTCTACCCCGAACTCTTCGGCGATATCGACGTCGAAAAAGAAGTGAAGTCGTATTTTAAAGATATGTACGATATCGATTTGACCGACGAGCAGATAAAGCGTATGTACAATCAGGATTCGAAAGGAGCTGCCGGAACGCGGGGCGCCTAA
- a CDS encoding nitrogenase component 1 codes for MECRSACFTTTLHYESPAHGGWGVIRVAALVPEVYMLFVSPFACGRHGALGGIINGVKDKVSYLFIGEKEIVSGDYEAQVFRAIEELFAFLKKKPRVLFLFVSCLDDMLGTDHAALDEKLEQTYPDVLFRSCHMNPIQSDTPLPPLVSLNRNMYSLLSSPDGKEAEHFKNYVNLIGNNVLPVAGSELYRIMGDNGIRVRHISECKTFDEYYAMRTSGMNIVLSPAAAFAARDMEKNPGIPYFLSYVTYDPDGIKDMYGELAKKLSDAGMNVSFDIEREYENAKASLRETAAFLDGTPVAIDFQAVKQPCALAKTLISYGFTVKLLAVDKILPFEKESFEWLKTHAPHLEIASPLHHDSPKFAYRSYSDCLCIGFDCGYMTGSEKVVNIMDDEGNFGFSGVARLMEMMRSANARRADVAEMIREAKLII; via the coding sequence ATGGAGTGCCGTTCAGCCTGTTTTACGACGACGCTGCACTACGAATCCCCCGCTCACGGCGGCTGGGGCGTCATCCGCGTTGCCGCCCTCGTACCGGAAGTGTATATGCTTTTCGTTTCTCCCTTCGCCTGCGGCAGACACGGCGCGCTCGGAGGAATCATCAACGGCGTAAAGGATAAAGTATCCTATCTTTTTATCGGCGAAAAAGAGATCGTCTCCGGCGATTACGAAGCGCAGGTTTTCCGTGCAATCGAAGAACTCTTTGCGTTTTTGAAAAAAAAGCCGCGCGTGTTGTTTTTATTCGTGTCCTGCCTTGACGATATGCTCGGCACCGATCATGCGGCGCTCGATGAAAAACTTGAGCAAACATATCCGGACGTCCTTTTCCGTTCCTGCCACATGAATCCGATTCAATCGGATACGCCGCTTCCGCCGCTCGTGTCGCTGAATCGAAATATGTACAGTCTGCTCTCTTCTCCCGACGGAAAAGAAGCCGAACACTTTAAAAATTATGTAAATCTCATCGGAAACAATGTGCTTCCGGTAGCCGGTTCCGAACTCTACCGCATCATGGGCGACAACGGTATCCGCGTACGCCATATAAGCGAATGCAAAACATTCGACGAATACTATGCGATGCGGACGAGCGGTATGAATATCGTACTCTCTCCCGCCGCTGCTTTTGCCGCCCGCGACATGGAAAAAAATCCGGGCATTCCGTATTTTTTATCGTACGTCACCTACGATCCCGACGGCATAAAAGATATGTACGGAGAGCTCGCGAAAAAACTTTCCGATGCGGGTATGAACGTATCGTTTGACATCGAGCGCGAGTATGAAAATGCAAAAGCATCTCTCCGTGAAACCGCGGCTTTTTTAGACGGTACGCCCGTCGCGATCGATTTTCAAGCGGTAAAGCAGCCGTGTGCGCTCGCGAAGACGCTCATCTCTTACGGTTTTACGGTAAAGCTGCTCGCCGTCGATAAAATCCTTCCGTTTGAAAAAGAAAGTTTCGAGTGGCTTAAAACGCACGCTCCTCATTTGGAAATTGCAAGTCCGCTGCATCACGACTCTCCGAAATTCGCGTACCGATCGTACTCCGACTGTTTGTGTATCGGTTTCGACTGCGGCTATATGACCGGATCGGAAAAGGTCGTCAACATCATGGACGACGAGGGCAATTTCGGTTTTTCAGGCGTCGCCCGCCTTATGGAAATGATGCGGAGTGCAAATGCCCGCCGAGCCGATGTCGCCGAAATGATAAGGGAGGCAAAGCTTATTATATGA
- a CDS encoding ABC transporter ATP-binding protein gives MTFSVRGGSFAYGTERVLDRISFSVESGEVLCILGPNGVGKTTLLKCMMGLLKWDKGETLIDGRALESWRQKDLWRRVAYVPQAKGVAFGFTAFDMVLLGRSAHLGTFEQPDEKDKRIALRAMEDTGIAFLRDKLCTEMSGGELQMVLIARALAVEPEMLVFDEPESNLDFKNQLIILNTIYRLAKERHISAVVNTHYPAHAMKIADKALILNRDGESTSGAIEKVITEDSMKKTFSVQVHINEFEYQNTKYKDVVPLYLV, from the coding sequence ATGACTTTTTCCGTACGGGGCGGCTCGTTCGCCTACGGTACCGAGCGCGTGCTCGATCGCATTTCGTTTTCCGTCGAAAGCGGAGAAGTGTTGTGCATACTCGGTCCGAACGGTGTCGGCAAAACAACGCTGCTCAAATGCATGATGGGATTATTAAAATGGGATAAGGGCGAAACCCTTATCGACGGGAGAGCGCTTGAAAGCTGGAGACAAAAAGATCTGTGGCGGCGCGTCGCATACGTTCCGCAGGCGAAAGGTGTCGCGTTCGGTTTTACCGCCTTCGACATGGTACTGCTCGGCCGCAGCGCTCACTTGGGTACTTTCGAACAGCCGGATGAAAAAGACAAACGCATCGCCCTTCGCGCGATGGAAGACACGGGTATCGCTTTTCTCCGCGATAAGCTCTGTACCGAAATGAGCGGCGGGGAACTGCAGATGGTGCTCATCGCGCGCGCTCTTGCGGTAGAACCCGAAATGCTCGTATTCGACGAGCCTGAATCGAATTTGGATTTTAAAAATCAATTGATAATTTTAAATACGATTTACCGTCTTGCAAAAGAGCGGCATATTTCGGCTGTCGTGAACACGCACTATCCCGCTCATGCGATGAAGATCGCCGACAAAGCGCTCATCCTGAACAGGGACGGTGAAAGCACGAGCGGCGCGATCGAAAAAGTCATCACCGAAGATTCGATGAAAAAGACGTTCAGCGTGCAAGTACACATCAACGAGTTCGAATATCAAAACACAAAATACAAGGACGTCGTCCCGCTGTATTTAGTGTGA
- a CDS encoding P-loop NTPase yields the protein MRRIAIYGKGGIGKSTTTSNLSAALSTMGYKVMQIGCDPKSDSVKNLMGGKKIVTVLDRLREDEEAELHLDDIVFKGFNDILCVEAGGPTPGIGCAGRGIITAFDKLEELGAYTTYRPDIVFYDVLGDVVCGGFAMPIRNGYARDVFIVTSGEMMSLYAASNIAHAISNFGSRGYARYSGVILNSRNVENELETVNEALKEIGGSVVSVIPRDGVVQQAEDQGKTVIEAFPESHQADCYRKLAEAILARSEDVALENGVA from the coding sequence GTGAGAAGGATTGCAATTTACGGAAAAGGCGGTATCGGAAAATCGACGACAACGTCGAATCTGTCTGCCGCGCTGAGTACGATGGGATATAAAGTGATGCAGATCGGCTGCGATCCGAAATCCGATTCCGTAAAAAACCTTATGGGCGGGAAAAAGATCGTGACGGTACTCGATCGGCTGCGCGAAGATGAAGAAGCCGAACTGCACCTCGACGATATCGTATTTAAGGGCTTTAACGATATTTTGTGTGTGGAAGCGGGAGGACCCACTCCGGGCATCGGCTGTGCGGGACGCGGCATCATCACCGCATTCGATAAATTGGAAGAACTCGGCGCGTATACGACATACCGGCCGGATATCGTATTTTACGACGTTCTCGGAGATGTCGTATGCGGCGGCTTTGCGATGCCGATCCGAAACGGCTATGCGCGCGACGTGTTTATCGTTACCTCGGGCGAGATGATGTCGCTGTATGCGGCTTCGAACATCGCACACGCTATTTCGAATTTCGGCTCTCGCGGTTATGCGCGGTATTCCGGCGTCATCCTCAATTCGCGCAACGTTGAAAACGAACTCGAAACCGTAAATGAGGCGCTGAAAGAAATCGGCGGCAGTGTCGTTTCCGTCATTCCGCGCGACGGCGTCGTACAGCAAGCCGAAGATCAGGGCAAGACGGTGATCGAAGCCTTTCCGGAATCACATCAGGCCGATTGTTATCGTAAGCTCGCCGAAGCAATCCTTGCGAGAAGCGAAGACGTCGCTCTTGAAAACGGGGTTGCGTGA
- a CDS encoding FecCD family ABC transporter permease: MNYTAGQRKIIFAALAVLPLFTALICLGFGRYALGVFDTVRILFSGVTKAEITAVERSVIFSVRLPRIILAAFVGAGLSCAGAAFQGLFTNPLATPDTLGVASGASFGAVSALLFRSNLIVVQLSALVFGLAACAVTYSVGRFRGRSSVVMIVLSGMVVSALFQAFVSLVKYAADPQDILPSITYWLMGSMSGASCKTLLLGLPFIVTGTLIIFALRWRLNILSLNEDEARSMGMNIRVMRLLVIVASSLITASAVSMCGSIGWVGLLVPHMARMLMGSNNRTVIPISISLGSVFVIVIDTFARSMSAAEIPISILTAVIGAPFFIALLRKTGGSWT, from the coding sequence ATGAATTATACTGCAGGGCAGCGCAAAATCATCTTTGCAGCTCTCGCCGTGCTGCCGCTTTTTACCGCCCTCATCTGTCTCGGATTCGGACGCTATGCGCTCGGTGTTTTCGATACGGTGCGCATCCTCTTTTCCGGCGTGACGAAGGCGGAGATAACTGCGGTTGAACGCTCCGTCATCTTCAGCGTCCGCTTACCGCGCATCATTTTGGCGGCTTTTGTCGGAGCGGGTTTAAGCTGCGCGGGTGCCGCGTTTCAGGGTTTATTTACGAATCCGCTCGCGACGCCCGATACGCTCGGAGTGGCAAGCGGCGCATCCTTCGGCGCGGTATCGGCGCTTCTTTTTCGAAGCAATTTGATCGTCGTGCAGCTTTCAGCTCTTGTATTCGGACTCGCCGCCTGCGCCGTCACGTATTCGGTGGGACGATTTCGCGGACGCAGTTCGGTCGTCATGATCGTGCTTTCGGGCATGGTCGTCTCGGCACTCTTCCAAGCCTTTGTGTCGCTCGTCAAATACGCCGCCGATCCGCAGGATATTTTGCCGTCGATCACGTATTGGCTTATGGGCAGTATGTCGGGCGCAAGCTGTAAAACGCTTTTGCTCGGTCTTCCGTTTATCGTTACGGGAACGCTCATCATCTTTGCGCTCCGCTGGCGGCTCAATATTTTATCGCTGAACGAAGACGAAGCTCGTTCGATGGGTATGAATATCCGCGTGATGCGCCTGCTCGTCATCGTCGCCTCATCTCTTATCACCGCGTCCGCCGTGTCGATGTGCGGTTCGATCGGCTGGGTGGGCTTGCTCGTTCCGCACATGGCGCGTATGCTCATGGGCAGCAACAATCGCACCGTCATTCCCATAAGCATCAGTTTGGGTTCGGTCTTCGTTATCGTTATCGATACATTTGCAAGAAGCATGAGTGCGGCCGAAATCCCGATTTCGATTTTGACGGCGGTTATCGGTGCGCCGTTTTTTATCGCGCTCTTACGAAAGACGGGAGGTTCGTGGACATGA